The following proteins are co-located in the Sulfurospirillum deleyianum DSM 6946 genome:
- the murJ gene encoding murein biosynthesis integral membrane protein MurJ, which produces MLIKSFFTNSIGTLVSRIFGFIRDMLSASILGANIYSDIFFVAFKFPNLFRRIFAEGAFTQSFIPSFVQTPHKALFTYKIFIRFLLFLLFFSLIVTLFSEFFAKIIAFGFDKETIALCAPFVAINFYYLPLIFCVTLFGSLLQYKHHFAVTAFSTALLNLGMIGALLLFQNADAKTIVYALSYGVLLGGVLQVIAHLIALKKEHLCKLLMLGFKHRHKQDEILRKTETTFNRSFWHAIIGNSTPQIVSFVDTTLASFLVTGSISYLYYGNRIFQLPLALFAIALTTGIFPKMTRLLKAKNEADASKLLSQGFWILIFLLALSTLGGYMLSHEIVRLLFEYGSFTRDDTTQTGWILAMYMIGLIPFGLAKLFSLWLYAQMRQKEAAIIAMYALSANLIFSFALIKPMGAAGLALAGSLSALILLFFTLRSFGFKAFFAILFDKKLIILLLLLLVEWGLLSYAKELIYVYL; this is translated from the coding sequence ATGCTTATTAAATCATTTTTTACAAACAGTATTGGAACACTCGTATCACGTATTTTTGGTTTTATTCGAGATATGCTCAGCGCCTCTATTTTAGGGGCGAATATCTACAGTGACATCTTCTTTGTTGCTTTTAAATTTCCCAATCTCTTTCGTCGTATTTTTGCAGAAGGCGCTTTTACACAAAGTTTCATTCCAAGTTTTGTTCAAACACCGCACAAAGCGCTTTTTACCTATAAAATTTTTATTCGTTTCCTTTTGTTTTTACTCTTCTTTTCACTTATTGTAACGCTTTTTAGTGAATTTTTCGCCAAAATCATTGCTTTTGGTTTTGATAAAGAAACCATAGCGCTTTGTGCACCTTTTGTAGCCATTAATTTTTACTATTTACCCCTTATTTTTTGTGTCACGCTCTTTGGCTCTTTACTTCAGTACAAACATCACTTTGCCGTCACTGCTTTTTCTACTGCGTTACTGAACCTTGGGATGATAGGCGCTTTGCTCTTATTTCAAAACGCTGATGCTAAAACCATCGTTTATGCTTTGAGTTATGGTGTTTTACTCGGTGGTGTATTGCAAGTGATTGCCCATCTCATTGCTTTAAAAAAAGAGCATTTATGCAAATTATTGATGTTGGGATTTAAACATCGTCATAAACAAGATGAAATCCTACGTAAAACAGAGACAACCTTTAATCGTTCTTTTTGGCATGCGATTATTGGAAATTCTACGCCACAAATTGTCTCTTTTGTCGATACAACCCTCGCAAGTTTTTTGGTGACAGGAAGTATCAGTTATCTCTACTATGGTAACCGTATTTTTCAGCTCCCTTTAGCACTCTTTGCCATTGCGCTTACAACAGGGATTTTCCCTAAAATGACACGTTTACTCAAAGCCAAAAACGAAGCAGACGCATCGAAACTTCTCTCTCAAGGCTTTTGGATACTTATCTTTTTATTGGCACTTTCAACGCTAGGCGGGTATATGCTCAGCCATGAAATAGTGCGGCTTTTATTTGAATATGGTTCTTTTACAAGGGATGATACAACCCAAACAGGATGGATTCTTGCCATGTATATGATAGGACTGATTCCTTTTGGACTTGCAAAACTCTTTTCTTTGTGGTTGTATGCGCAAATGCGACAAAAAGAGGCAGCCATTATTGCGATGTATGCACTAAGCGCTAATCTCATTTTTTCATTTGCCCTGATTAAACCCATGGGTGCAGCGGGGTTGGCTCTTGCAGGATCACTCTCTGCACTGATATTACTCTTTTTTACACTCCGCTCGTTTGGCTTCAAAGCCTTTTTTGCTATACTATTTGATAAAAAACTGATTATTTTACTTCTTCTGCTTTTAGTGGAATGGGGTCTTTTAAGCTACGCAAAGGAACTGATTTATGTTTATTTATGA
- the cysS gene encoding cysteine--tRNA ligase — protein sequence MFIYDSVQKQKVNFIPIEENKVKLYVCGPTVYDDAHLGHARSAIAFDLLRRVLIALGYDVTFVKNFTDIDDKIIKKMHESGKSLEVITTYYIERYKAEMHALHVNDADIEPKATETIGEIIAFIDSMLQQKVAYATSDGIYFDTSKDSKYLSLSHRFVEEEASQARVEQKEEKKDQKDFALWKFSKENEPSYPAPFGIGRPGWHIECSAMIEKHLASDGDFQIDIHAGGADLLFPHHENEAAQTRCKSHQELAKYWMHNGFVTISGEKMSKSLGNSFFLKDALAIYSGEVLRFYLLATHYRANFNFAEEDLLNTKKRLDKLYRLKKRVFETTPSEASSSFKETMLEALSDDLNISKALASLDEMLSYANEMLDANPKDKAFKAITCANLQWIEALLGIGLYNPYHYFQMGVSEEEKIAIERLLNQRAEAKKAKDFATADEIRHKLEAKQIQLMDTVNGTQWEKVSL from the coding sequence ATGTTTATTTATGATTCGGTACAAAAACAAAAAGTTAACTTTATCCCCATCGAAGAGAACAAGGTTAAACTGTATGTTTGTGGACCCACGGTTTATGATGATGCCCATTTGGGACATGCAAGAAGTGCGATTGCTTTTGATCTGTTGCGTCGTGTTTTAATAGCCTTAGGGTATGACGTTACTTTTGTAAAAAATTTTACGGATATTGATGACAAAATCATTAAGAAAATGCATGAGAGTGGGAAATCTCTTGAGGTGATTACAACGTATTATATTGAGCGTTATAAAGCAGAGATGCATGCTTTACATGTAAACGATGCGGACATTGAACCCAAGGCGACAGAGACCATTGGTGAGATCATTGCGTTTATTGATTCTATGCTTCAACAAAAGGTTGCGTATGCTACCAGTGATGGCATTTACTTTGACACATCCAAAGATAGCAAATATTTAAGCTTAAGCCATCGCTTCGTAGAAGAAGAGGCTTCTCAAGCCAGAGTTGAACAAAAAGAAGAGAAAAAAGATCAAAAAGATTTTGCTCTGTGGAAATTCTCTAAAGAGAATGAACCCTCCTACCCTGCTCCTTTTGGAATAGGTCGTCCAGGATGGCACATTGAATGTTCGGCGATGATAGAAAAACATCTTGCAAGCGACGGTGATTTTCAAATTGATATTCATGCAGGTGGCGCTGATTTGCTCTTTCCTCATCATGAAAATGAAGCCGCGCAAACCAGATGCAAAAGCCATCAAGAACTTGCCAAATACTGGATGCATAATGGTTTTGTAACCATCAGCGGTGAAAAAATGAGTAAATCTTTAGGCAATAGCTTTTTCTTAAAAGATGCCCTTGCTATTTACAGTGGGGAAGTGCTTCGCTTTTACCTCTTAGCAACGCACTACCGAGCCAATTTTAACTTTGCGGAAGAGGATTTACTGAATACCAAAAAACGTTTAGACAAACTTTACCGTCTTAAAAAAAGAGTTTTTGAAACCACCCCTAGTGAAGCTTCTTCAAGCTTTAAGGAAACTATGCTTGAAGCGTTAAGTGATGATTTGAATATTTCAAAAGCCTTAGCCAGTTTAGATGAAATGCTCTCCTATGCCAATGAAATGCTCGATGCCAATCCGAAAGATAAAGCGTTTAAGGCGATAACTTGTGCGAATTTACAATGGATAGAGGCTCTCTTAGGCATTGGGCTTTACAATCCTTATCACTATTTTCAAATGGGCGTGAGCGAAGAAGAAAAAATAGCAATAGAGAGATTACTAAACCAAAGAGCTGAGGCAAAAAAAGCAAAAGATTTTGCAACGGCTGATGAAATTCGTCATAAATTAGAAGCCAAACAGATTCAACTCATGGATACGGTCAATGGTACACAATGGGAAAAGGTGAGCCTTTAA
- a CDS encoding flagellar assembly protein A translates to MGILDKIKGQNSETKKQNAQPSSEFSSIIIDTTNVIKEIKNIATANRLNASELSFKLLKVTTYMSDEKSENHEMSAEEMSLFLDDTFLLNPSLKISQNYRVEIFKTALYPTSLHLPDITLSGNKNLTKVIATISQSHDVVYTPDLEQAIIDDIQIKKMKTGILLGIRDQNMYKEVKKLVAAIHVNGFLDKNHSFIVCSGVDEIAPVNDNLLLHYKKKVNPKTADGKVDYAKRGFVLAVEKDECVLEYIKPQSGTPGRNCRGGFIAVPEPRVSNNEVINITENLTKKESETSIKYIANLGGYVHLEKGTYDIQEHMEINEISFKSTGSIDTSLDSNIKINIKETDILKDAIGAGMSVETAEVHVQGNVASGARVKAKIVEIGGQTHQSAYIEADKIIITVHHGEANGQDVEIDRLEGGRVIADTVYVKNMTGGEIIAKVIKIDNLMSNAKITASEKIEIMELKGSNNKLIIDPSVTKEFHEMIESINHKIEQLEEELKAYPRQLSSKKEYIDKNKPMAEMVKEKIMELKRNRVEPPLTLFAKVKDFQEKVMEYNTFLQTFKDKKEELRDYKEELSGVQNKVFLARIINHSVWKEFNEVRFKLIYPPRDMTYNPKENEVIREISLKDMGTGEYRIMRSNEYSNS, encoded by the coding sequence TTGGGAATACTTGATAAAATCAAAGGACAAAATTCAGAGACGAAAAAGCAGAACGCACAACCATCTTCTGAATTTAGTTCTATTATTATTGATACGACAAATGTCATCAAAGAGATTAAAAATATCGCAACTGCCAATCGTTTAAATGCGTCTGAACTTTCGTTTAAACTTTTAAAAGTGACAACCTATATGAGTGATGAAAAAAGTGAAAATCATGAAATGAGTGCTGAAGAGATGAGCTTGTTTCTTGATGATACGTTTTTACTCAATCCCTCTCTTAAAATTTCACAAAATTATCGGGTTGAGATTTTTAAAACGGCGCTTTATCCTACCTCATTGCATCTGCCTGACATTACACTCAGTGGCAATAAAAATTTAACAAAAGTTATTGCAACAATCTCTCAAAGCCATGATGTGGTCTATACGCCTGATTTAGAACAAGCGATTATTGATGATATCCAAATAAAAAAGATGAAAACAGGTATTTTACTAGGTATTCGTGATCAAAATATGTATAAAGAGGTTAAAAAACTGGTTGCTGCGATTCATGTCAATGGTTTTTTAGATAAAAATCATTCATTTATTGTCTGTTCCGGTGTGGATGAAATTGCTCCTGTTAATGACAATCTTCTTTTGCATTACAAGAAAAAAGTCAATCCAAAAACAGCTGATGGTAAAGTGGATTATGCCAAGCGAGGTTTTGTTTTAGCGGTTGAAAAAGATGAGTGTGTGCTTGAATACATCAAGCCTCAAAGTGGAACACCAGGACGCAACTGTCGTGGAGGTTTTATCGCTGTTCCTGAGCCTCGTGTCTCGAATAATGAAGTGATTAACATCACAGAGAATCTTACGAAAAAAGAGAGTGAAACCAGTATTAAATACATCGCTAATCTTGGCGGGTACGTTCATTTGGAAAAAGGAACGTATGATATTCAAGAGCATATGGAAATTAATGAGATTAGCTTTAAATCAACAGGTTCCATTGACACAAGTTTGGACTCTAATATTAAAATCAATATTAAAGAAACAGATATTTTAAAAGATGCCATTGGGGCAGGGATGAGTGTTGAAACAGCTGAAGTGCATGTCCAAGGCAATGTCGCTAGTGGTGCTAGGGTGAAGGCAAAAATTGTCGAAATTGGTGGTCAAACACATCAAAGTGCTTATATCGAAGCGGATAAGATTATCATTACCGTACATCATGGCGAAGCGAATGGTCAGGATGTTGAGATAGATCGCCTTGAAGGTGGACGTGTAATTGCCGATACGGTGTATGTTAAAAATATGACAGGAGGCGAAATTATCGCTAAAGTGATTAAAATAGACAATCTAATGTCCAACGCAAAAATCACAGCCTCAGAAAAAATAGAGATTATGGAATTAAAAGGGAGTAATAATAAATTGATTATTGACCCGAGTGTGACGAAAGAATTTCATGAGATGATAGAGTCTATTAACCATAAAATTGAGCAATTAGAAGAAGAGTTAAAAGCCTATCCTAGGCAGCTTAGCAGTAAAAAAGAGTATATTGATAAAAATAAACCTATGGCGGAAATGGTCAAAGAGAAGATTATGGAGTTAAAACGCAATCGCGTGGAGCCTCCTTTAACACTGTTCGCTAAAGTGAAAGATTTTCAAGAAAAAGTGATGGAATACAACACCTTTTTACAAACATTTAAAGATAAAAAAGAAGAGTTACGTGACTATAAAGAGGAACTCAGCGGTGTTCAAAATAAAGTATTTTTAGCACGTATTATTAATCACTCTGTTTGGAAAGAGTTTAATGAAGTACGTTTTAAACTTATTTATCCTCCTAGGGATATGACGTACAATCCCAAAGAGAATGAGGTCATTCGTGAAATTAGCTTGAAAGATATGGGAACAGGGGAGTATAGAATTATGCGTTCAAATGAGTACAGTAACTCATGA
- a CDS encoding M16 family metallopeptidase, protein MKFLLLFLTFLGALMASSLPKYVTKTLDNGLQVVVIPMNNNSDVITTDIYYKVGSGNEIMGKSGIAHMLEHLNFKSTKNLKSGEFDEIVKGFGGVNNASTGFDYTHYFIKSSSKNLPKSLELFAELMQNLRLSDEEFQPERNVVLEERLWRTDNSPIGYLYFRLFNNAFTYHPYHWTPIGFKDDIKNWTIEDIRSFHSKYYQPANAIVVVAGDITPELVFKNVETYFGGIKNSNELPTPHHQIEPQQDGAKRVMLKKESEVEMVAIAYKIPDFKHEDQIALSALSELLSSGKSSRLQRILIDEKQLVNQVYGYAMQTKDPSVFLFLAVCNPGVKAEDVEKEILAVIESLKKGDVDEKEIEKIKINTKADFIHNLESSSELATLFGSYYAKGDIAPLLHYEEGIQKLTKKDIIEVVKKYLIPQTSTTVILRKDY, encoded by the coding sequence ATGAAATTTTTACTACTTTTTTTAACATTTTTAGGAGCATTAATGGCTAGTTCTCTTCCAAAGTATGTCACAAAAACTTTAGACAATGGTCTTCAAGTCGTTGTGATTCCCATGAATAATAACAGTGATGTCATCACGACAGATATCTATTACAAAGTTGGTAGTGGTAATGAAATTATGGGTAAAAGTGGTATTGCCCATATGTTAGAACACCTCAATTTCAAATCAACCAAAAACCTTAAATCAGGTGAGTTTGATGAAATTGTCAAAGGATTTGGTGGGGTCAATAACGCTTCCACAGGTTTTGACTATACCCATTATTTTATTAAAAGTTCTTCTAAAAACCTTCCAAAGTCCTTAGAACTTTTTGCAGAACTGATGCAAAATTTAAGACTCTCTGATGAAGAGTTTCAACCTGAACGCAATGTTGTCTTAGAAGAGCGTTTGTGGCGAACCGATAACTCACCGATTGGTTATCTCTATTTTAGACTTTTCAATAACGCTTTTACCTATCACCCTTATCATTGGACACCGATTGGGTTTAAAGACGATATTAAAAATTGGACAATAGAAGATATCCGTAGTTTTCACTCCAAGTATTATCAACCAGCCAATGCCATCGTTGTGGTTGCAGGAGATATTACCCCAGAACTTGTTTTTAAAAACGTTGAGACCTATTTTGGTGGAATTAAAAATAGCAATGAACTCCCTACCCCGCACCATCAAATTGAACCCCAACAAGATGGTGCAAAACGGGTGATGCTTAAAAAAGAGAGTGAAGTTGAGATGGTAGCGATTGCTTATAAAATTCCAGATTTTAAACACGAAGACCAAATTGCGCTTTCCGCATTGAGCGAACTTCTTAGTAGTGGTAAAAGCAGTCGATTGCAACGCATTTTAATTGATGAAAAGCAACTGGTAAATCAAGTCTATGGCTATGCTATGCAAACCAAAGATCCCTCCGTTTTTCTTTTCTTAGCGGTTTGTAACCCTGGCGTAAAGGCTGAAGATGTTGAAAAAGAGATTTTAGCCGTAATTGAAAGCCTCAAAAAAGGGGATGTGGATGAAAAAGAAATCGAAAAAATAAAAATCAATACAAAAGCTGACTTTATCCATAATTTAGAGAGTTCTAGTGAGCTGGCAACGCTTTTTGGTTCCTATTATGCAAAAGGGGATATCGCCCCATTGCTTCATTATGAAGAGGGTATCCAAAAACTGACCAAAAAAGATATTATTGAGGTTGTCAAAAAATATTTAATACCACAGACATCAACCACTGTGATTTTACGAAAGGATTATTAA
- a CDS encoding enoyl-ACP reductase encodes MRGKTLVISGGTRGIGKAIVYEFAREGVNIAFTYNSNEALAHEQVKDLEENFGIKAKAYPLNILEPETYKDLFLEIDNDFDRVDFFISNAIISGRPVVGGYTKFMKLKPRGINNIFTATVNAFVVGAQEATKRMEKVGGGSIISLSSTGNLVYIENYAGHGTAKAAVETMVRYAAAELGCKGIRVNAVSGGPIETDALRAFTNYEEVRDVTAKLSPLGRMGQPQDLAGACLFLCSEKASWITGHTMLIDGGTTFK; translated from the coding sequence ATGAGAGGAAAAACGCTTGTTATTAGTGGCGGTACGAGAGGTATCGGAAAAGCGATTGTCTATGAATTTGCTCGTGAGGGCGTAAATATTGCGTTTACCTATAATTCCAATGAAGCATTAGCACATGAGCAAGTTAAAGATTTAGAAGAAAATTTTGGCATTAAAGCCAAAGCTTATCCTCTTAATATTTTAGAACCAGAAACCTATAAAGACCTCTTTTTAGAGATTGATAACGATTTTGATCGTGTCGATTTTTTCATCTCTAACGCCATTATTTCAGGTCGCCCCGTCGTTGGCGGTTACACTAAATTTATGAAGTTAAAACCAAGAGGTATTAACAATATTTTTACCGCTACCGTTAATGCGTTTGTTGTGGGTGCTCAAGAAGCTACCAAACGTATGGAAAAAGTGGGAGGAGGAAGTATTATTTCCCTTTCATCCACAGGTAATTTGGTTTACATTGAAAATTATGCGGGTCATGGTACGGCAAAAGCAGCGGTTGAGACGATGGTTCGTTACGCAGCCGCAGAACTTGGTTGCAAGGGTATTCGTGTTAATGCCGTTAGTGGCGGGCCTATTGAAACGGATGCCCTACGTGCCTTTACGAATTATGAGGAAGTCCGTGATGTCACCGCTAAACTTTCACCACTAGGGCGTATGGGACAACCGCAAGACTTAGCAGGTGCATGTTTGTTTCTCTGTTCTGAAAAAGCCTCTTGGATTACGGGACACACCATGCTCATTGATGGTGGTACAACCTTTAAATGA
- the dapA gene encoding 4-hydroxy-tetrahydrodipicolinate synthase, producing the protein MQHCLQGAMTALVTPFKNGNLDEVQYAKLIERQIKNGIDVVVPVGTTGESATLDHDEHRRCIEIAVDVCSKSNVKVLAGAGSNATHEAIGLAKFAQAHGAHGILSVTPYYNKPTQEGLFLHYKAIADSVDIPVLLYNVPGRTGCDLLPDTIFRLFDACQNIFGVKEATGSIDRCVDLLAHQPKLSVFSGDDAINYPILSNGGSGVISVTSNILPDQISELTHLALEGDYHGAKAINDSLYEINKILFCESNPIPIKAAMYIAGLLDTLEYRLPLCAPTVENMKRIENTLKKYTIKGF; encoded by the coding sequence ATGCAACACTGCTTACAAGGCGCTATGACTGCGCTTGTCACACCCTTTAAAAATGGTAATTTAGATGAAGTACAGTATGCGAAACTCATTGAGCGGCAAATTAAAAATGGTATTGATGTGGTTGTTCCCGTTGGGACAACAGGAGAAAGTGCGACTTTAGACCATGATGAACATCGACGTTGTATTGAAATTGCGGTAGATGTCTGCTCTAAAAGCAATGTCAAAGTTTTAGCAGGAGCGGGAAGCAATGCAACCCACGAAGCGATTGGCTTAGCAAAATTTGCTCAAGCACACGGAGCACATGGCATTTTATCGGTGACACCTTATTACAATAAACCGACACAAGAAGGGCTCTTTTTACACTACAAAGCGATTGCCGATTCGGTTGATATCCCTGTTTTACTCTACAATGTACCTGGGCGTACAGGATGTGATTTACTTCCTGATACTATTTTTAGACTCTTTGATGCGTGTCAGAATATTTTTGGGGTTAAAGAGGCAACTGGTTCAATTGATCGTTGTGTTGATTTACTGGCGCATCAACCTAAACTTTCTGTTTTTAGCGGTGATGATGCCATTAACTACCCTATTCTTTCCAATGGCGGCTCAGGGGTTATCTCTGTGACATCAAATATATTACCAGACCAAATCTCAGAGTTGACTCATTTAGCGCTTGAGGGGGATTATCATGGCGCAAAAGCGATTAATGATTCACTTTATGAAATCAATAAAATTCTCTTTTGTGAGAGTAACCCTATTCCAATTAAAGCGGCGATGTATATCGCTGGGTTATTAGATACCTTAGAGTATCGTTTACCACTCTGTGCACCCACCGTTGAAAATATGAAACGTATTGAAAATACACTTAAAAAATATACTATTAAAGGATTTTGA
- a CDS encoding ABC transporter ATP-binding protein, translating into MYSLKDVLKRFIPFYKDYIPTFILVVIGMVLASSGTAASAYLVKPLLDEIFINKDREMLSLLPYAIIVVYAAKEGGKYLQACSTAYIGQHIIKRLRENILENLLSLDLSFFHTYRTGELISRNTSDVERIRAVVSSLIPEFLRETFTIFGLMGVVIYQSPKLAFFALIIMPLAIYPLSRLAKRMKKISKASQEKISDITAKLSEIFNNIEIIQANNAQNYEHSLFKNDNERYFKLTMKSVRVNELVSPLMETIGAIGVAVVVIVGGNEVIDGSLSVGSFFSFLTALFMLYTPIKKISSLYNKMQDALVASERIFFLLDQTSTIQSGNEKMPEKITTISFDDVSLFYGEKQALHEVKLEAKAGEMIALIGDSGGGKSSLMNMLMRFYDPSSGTIYINGHNLKEISLKELRENVAMVTQRVYIFHDSIAANVAYGKEIDETKVIDALEKANAYDFVQTLPEGIWTHLDEFGTNLSGGQRQRIAIARAIYTNPQVLILDEATSALDSQSEQKITQAIENLIKDKITFVIAHRLSTIKKANKIILLKHGKICAMGSDEELLQNSKEYLNLKGLQH; encoded by the coding sequence ATGTACAGCCTTAAAGATGTGCTTAAGCGTTTTATACCGTTTTATAAAGATTATATTCCCACGTTTATTTTGGTTGTGATTGGAATGGTTTTAGCCAGTAGCGGAACAGCTGCTTCTGCGTATTTGGTGAAACCTTTGTTGGATGAAATTTTTATCAATAAAGACAGAGAAATGCTCTCGTTACTGCCCTATGCGATTATTGTCGTTTATGCCGCTAAAGAGGGAGGAAAATACCTTCAAGCATGCTCCACTGCCTATATTGGACAGCATATCATTAAGCGATTGCGTGAAAATATCTTAGAAAATCTTCTCTCGTTAGACCTCTCTTTTTTTCACACCTATCGAACAGGTGAACTAATTAGCCGTAACACGAGTGACGTAGAACGTATACGTGCTGTTGTTTCTAGTTTGATTCCTGAATTTTTACGAGAGACTTTTACGATTTTTGGATTGATGGGCGTGGTGATTTATCAAAGTCCCAAACTCGCCTTTTTTGCACTGATTATCATGCCTTTGGCTATTTATCCACTTAGTAGATTAGCCAAAAGAATGAAAAAAATCTCAAAAGCGTCGCAAGAGAAGATTTCAGATATTACGGCAAAACTCAGTGAAATTTTTAATAATATTGAGATTATTCAAGCCAATAATGCACAAAACTACGAACACTCACTTTTTAAAAACGATAATGAACGTTACTTTAAACTCACGATGAAATCAGTCCGTGTTAATGAACTGGTGAGTCCATTGATGGAAACGATTGGTGCTATTGGTGTTGCGGTTGTGGTGATTGTAGGTGGTAATGAAGTCATTGATGGAAGTTTAAGTGTGGGCTCTTTTTTCTCGTTTCTAACAGCCCTTTTTATGCTTTATACACCCATTAAAAAAATCTCTTCACTGTACAATAAAATGCAAGATGCCTTAGTCGCAAGTGAGCGTATCTTCTTCTTACTTGACCAAACATCGACTATTCAAAGTGGCAATGAAAAAATGCCTGAAAAAATTACTACCATTTCTTTTGACGATGTTTCTCTCTTTTATGGAGAAAAACAAGCGCTTCATGAGGTTAAGCTTGAAGCAAAAGCAGGAGAGATGATTGCGCTTATTGGAGATAGTGGTGGAGGAAAAAGTTCCCTTATGAATATGCTCATGCGTTTTTATGACCCCTCTTCTGGCACAATTTATATCAATGGGCACAATCTTAAAGAGATATCTTTAAAAGAGCTTCGAGAAAACGTTGCCATGGTGACACAACGAGTCTATATTTTTCATGATAGTATTGCTGCTAATGTAGCTTATGGTAAAGAAATAGATGAAACAAAAGTGATTGATGCGCTTGAAAAAGCCAATGCGTATGATTTTGTCCAAACATTACCTGAGGGAATTTGGACACATTTAGATGAATTTGGAACCAATCTCTCAGGAGGACAAAGACAACGTATCGCCATCGCACGAGCGATTTATACCAACCCTCAAGTGCTTATTTTAGATGAAGCAACCTCGGCGTTGGATTCTCAAAGTGAACAAAAAATCACACAAGCCATCGAAAATCTTATCAAAGATAAAATCACCTTTGTCATTGCACATCGCCTCTCAACCATTAAAAAAGCTAACAAAATTATCTTGCTTAAACATGGGAAAATTTGTGCGATGGGAAGCGATGAAGAGCTTCTACAAAACTCAAAAGAGTACTTAAATCTAAAAGGTCTTCAGCACTAA
- a CDS encoding quinone-dependent dihydroorotate dehydrogenase — protein MMVDCYGLMKKIMFNFSPETAHNIAEFFFKHGANYAPFILAPLAERFFIHDKRLEQTLFDRTFHNPIGLAAGFDKNATMIKMLTALGFGHIEYGTMTPEPQSGNAKPRCFRFPEEESIQNAMGFNNEGMHKIAKRLESLYPFATPLAANIGKNKITSAENALKDYEKLIKRFKDVSDFLVVNISSPNTPGLRDLQNEAFIKELFMMAKELTCKPVLLKIAPDLEIKEAIELCSCALENGAKGIVATNTTIDYSLLPNAKDFGGISGKVLCEKSFRMFEGIAKEFFGKTTLISVGGIDSAEEAYRRLKAGASLLQIYSAFIFKGPSLNRTINLGILERMERDGFHHISEVIGCDRR, from the coding sequence ATGATGGTTGATTGCTATGGATTGATGAAGAAAATAATGTTCAATTTCTCGCCTGAAACGGCACATAACATTGCAGAATTTTTCTTTAAACATGGAGCAAACTATGCGCCTTTTATTCTTGCCCCTTTAGCAGAACGCTTTTTTATACACGATAAACGCTTGGAACAAACACTTTTTGATCGTACTTTTCACAACCCTATTGGCTTAGCCGCAGGATTTGATAAAAATGCCACAATGATTAAAATGCTTACAGCGCTTGGTTTTGGACATATTGAGTATGGCACCATGACGCCAGAGCCTCAAAGTGGCAATGCAAAACCACGTTGTTTTCGTTTTCCTGAGGAAGAATCGATTCAAAATGCGATGGGATTTAATAACGAAGGTATGCATAAAATTGCCAAACGTTTAGAATCACTCTACCCTTTTGCAACGCCTTTAGCTGCCAATATTGGCAAAAACAAAATCACCAGTGCGGAAAATGCGTTAAAAGATTATGAGAAGCTCATCAAGCGTTTTAAAGATGTCAGTGATTTTTTGGTTGTTAATATCTCTTCTCCGAATACACCAGGACTGCGTGATTTACAAAATGAAGCGTTTATTAAAGAGCTTTTTATGATGGCAAAAGAGCTTACATGTAAACCTGTTTTACTAAAAATCGCTCCTGATTTAGAGATAAAAGAGGCGATAGAGCTCTGTTCATGTGCTCTTGAAAATGGAGCAAAAGGCATTGTTGCGACCAACACAACCATTGACTATTCCCTGTTGCCAAACGCTAAAGATTTTGGTGGCATTAGCGGCAAAGTACTCTGTGAAAAAAGTTTTAGGATGTTTGAAGGCATTGCCAAAGAGTTTTTTGGAAAAACAACGCTTATTTCTGTGGGAGGTATTGATTCAGCAGAAGAAGCCTATCGAAGACTCAAAGCAGGGGCTAGTTTACTTCAGATTTATTCTGCGTTTATTTTTAAAGGTCCCTCCCTTAACCGAACGATAAATTTAGGCATTTTAGAGCGTATGGAACGTGATGGATTCCATCACATCAGTGAAGTAATAGGATGCGATAGGAGATGA